From Gammaproteobacteria bacterium, a single genomic window includes:
- a CDS encoding EAL domain-containing protein, producing the protein MSNHSNTIFFSKGDLVFKVGDEADCAYIIESGTVGLYVDDQTGSLITTLSSGELLGEMGVIDSSMRLVSAYAESDLELMQINKTQITQRLQSSDPIIRTLMNVLLKRIRNMTQPNYREVRDANKTIGGNEHNLNLTEGIHKIRFEKELFQALENGDVVNVYQPMVNLDQGYIAGFEALSRWKHPEKGMISPFEFISLAEESDLIVTMGLSIFDNACRQLSEFQQARKTYDVKLPDLFMSINVSIAQLSDAHFFERIKQIAEKHKVKARNIKIEITESMLAEYGLVRRWIKDCHNYGFKISLDDFGTGYSGFQHLLELDFDSLKIDQAFIKAIESNPKSLIMLEVITEMAKRLGMSIVAEGIENLEGAETLASMGVDFGQGYYFFKPMNSEEIISILSR; encoded by the coding sequence ATGTCTAATCATTCCAACACAATATTTTTCAGCAAAGGGGACTTGGTTTTTAAAGTTGGTGATGAAGCCGATTGTGCTTATATTATCGAGTCAGGCACTGTTGGTCTGTATGTTGATGACCAGACAGGAAGTTTGATAACAACGCTCAGCTCCGGAGAATTGCTCGGCGAGATGGGTGTGATTGATAGTAGTATGAGATTAGTGAGTGCGTATGCGGAGAGTGATTTGGAGCTTATGCAAATCAATAAAACTCAAATCACACAACGATTACAGAGTTCAGATCCGATTATTCGTACTTTAATGAATGTGTTATTAAAACGCATCCGTAATATGACACAACCCAATTACCGGGAAGTAAGAGATGCGAATAAGACCATTGGAGGCAACGAGCATAATCTCAATTTAACTGAAGGTATCCATAAAATTCGGTTTGAAAAGGAATTGTTTCAGGCTTTAGAGAATGGTGATGTGGTCAATGTTTATCAACCCATGGTTAACCTGGATCAAGGCTATATTGCCGGGTTTGAAGCCTTAAGCCGATGGAAACATCCAGAAAAAGGCATGATTTCACCTTTTGAATTTATCTCTTTGGCAGAAGAAAGTGATTTGATTGTGACGATGGGTTTGAGTATTTTTGATAATGCTTGTCGGCAATTGTCAGAATTCCAACAAGCCAGAAAAACTTACGATGTCAAACTTCCTGATTTGTTTATGAGTATCAATGTGTCTATTGCACAATTATCGGATGCTCACTTTTTTGAACGAATCAAGCAAATTGCAGAAAAGCATAAAGTCAAAGCGAGAAATATCAAGATTGAAATTACCGAATCAATGTTGGCAGAATATGGTTTGGTTCGACGTTGGATTAAAGACTGCCATAATTACGGATTTAAAATTTCTCTGGATGATTTCGGTACCGGTTATTCGGGTTTCCAACATCTTCTTGAACTGGATTTTGATTCTTTGAAAATCGATCAGGCATTTATCAAAGCAATTGAATCCAATCCCAAAAGTTTAATCATGCTGGAAGTCATTACTGAAATGGCGAAAAGGCTTGGAATGTCAATCGTTGCTGAAGGAATTGAGAATCTCGAAGGCGCTGAAACATTAGCATCAATGGGTGTGGATTTCGGACAAGGATATTACTTTTTCAAGCCCATGAATTCGGAAGAAATTATCTCAATTTTAAGCCGATAA